The stretch of DNA GGGAAATCGGCAAAATGGCCCCGTAACTTTGGGATAAGGGGTGCCAGCTATGTGAATAGCTGGTCTCAGTGACTAGGGGGGCCCGACTGTTTAATAAAAACATAGCTCTCTGCTAGCCCGTAAGGGTGTGTACAGAGGGCGACACCTGCCCAGTGCTGGCACGTGAAGCTGGAGTTCAGTTCAGTGAAGCGCCAGTAAACGGCGGGGGTAACTATAACCCTCTTAAGGTAGCGAAATGCCTTGTCGGATAAGTACCGACCTGCATGAATGGTAGAACGAGGTCCCCACTGTCCCTAGCTAGAACTTAGTGAACCTGCTTTTCTGGTGCACAAGCCAGAGTCTTCCATTGGGAAGTGAAGACCCCGTAGAGTTTTACTGCAGTCTGTCGTTGAGGCTTGGTTATAGGTCTGAAGAGTAAGTGGGAGAATTCGATTGCGAGTCGCCAGGTTCGCATGATTCGTCATTGGGACACCACTGTCTTATGACTGTGTTTCTAACCCTCGGTTTTCTGGGGGGACATCGGTAGATGGGCAGTTCGGCTGGGGCGGCACGGGCTTGAAATGGTATCAAGCCCGCCCAAAGGTCAACTCAGGTGGGACAGAGATCCACCGTAGAGTGTAAGGGCAAAAGTTGGCCTGACTGAATTTCGATCAGCAAGAAATCCAGAGGCGAAAGCCGGGCCTAGCGAACCTCAGAGTCCTCCTTGATGGGGGCCTGAGATGACAGAAAAACTACCTCGGGGATAACTGGGTGGTCGCAGGCAAGAGCCCATATCGACCCTGCGGCTTGCTACTTCGATGTCGGTTCTTTCCATCCTGGGTGTGCAGCAGCACCCAAGGGTGGGGTTGTTCGCCCATTAAAGGGGAACGTGAGCTGGGTTTAGACCGTCGTGAGACAGGTTGGTTACTATCTAATGGATGTGTTAGTAGTCTGAGGGGAAGGTGGCTCCAGTACGAGAGGAACGAGTTGTCGGCGCCTCTGGTCGACCGGTTGTCTGATAAGGCATTGCCGGGCAGCTACGCGCTAGGTGATAAAGGCTGAAAGCATCTAAGCCTGAGGTATCCCCTGAAAATAGATTGCTTAGGACGCGAGTAGAAGACTTGTTTGATGGGGTAGGGATGTAAGCTTCGAGGTTTTTTTCCGAGTTGTTTAGTCCGCTGCTTCCAATTGTTCGCTTGCATTATTTTAATTGTTAGTAGACTTATATTGAACTTATTTCAAGTGATATATAGTCTAATAATAATTTGGTTAGGTGTTAACAGTAAGGGTGAAAGTTGCACAGTTATTATAATTCATTTTTCATACTCATGTGTAATATGTAGGTATTGCGGTCATAGCATGGGGGTTATACCTGGTCTCGTTTCGATCCCAGTAGTGAAGTCCTTTTGTGTTTTGTTTGTGTACTATGGTTTTCTATGGGAATTTCATTTCGCTGCAAGCCTTCTATTACAATTATTTACTACTCTTTTTTGACTGTTGTTTTTTTATAGCTTAATACCCGTATTGCATTTTTTTGGTGATTTTCATGAATATCAAAGTATTGGATACAACATTACGAGATGGAGAACAGACTCCAGGTGTTTCTTTAACTCCTTTAGAGAAATTAAGAATTGCACATAAGCTTGATGAAATCGGGGTAGATTATATTGAAGCAGGTTCTGCAATTACTTCTGAAGGTGAAAGGGAATCCATTAAAAAAATTACTCAACAAGGTTTTAATGCTGAAATCTTAAGTTTCGCCAGACCTTTAATGGTTGATATTGATTATTGTTTGGACTGTGATGTTGATGCGGTTAATTTAGTTGTTCCAACTTCTGACCTGCATATTTCTCAAAAGCTAAAAATCACTCCCGATACTTTACTTGACTTATCTAATACTGCTGTTGATTATTGTAAGGATCATGGTCTAATTGTTGAGTTGGCTGCTGAAGATGCTTCAAGAAGTGATGTTGAATTTTTGAAATTGGTTTATGAAAATGCAATAGACAGAGGTGTTGATAGAATTTGTGTCTGTGATACTGTGGGTATTTTAACTCCTGATTCTTCATTTGAATTGTTCAGTAAATTAAATCATTTTAAGGTTCCTATAGCCGTACATTGCCATAATGATTTCGGGTTGGCTGTTGCCAATACATTATCTGCAATTAAGGCAGGTGCCCGAGAATTACATTCAACTGTCAATGGTATTGGTGAAAGGGCTGGAAACACTTCCTTTGAGGAATGTATTGTCAGTATTGATAGGTTGTTTCCTGATTTTTCAACCAACATCAAAATCAGTGAGATTTATGGTGTTTCCAAGTTGGTCGCAAGGTCAACTGGTGTATATATTCAACCTAATAAGGCAATTGTTGGTGAAAATGCTTTTTCACATGAATCCGGAATTCATTCTGATGGTATCATAAAAAATTCTGCTACTTATGAGCCTATTACTCCTGAACTTGTTGGAAGGAAACGCAAATTTATCATAGGCAAACATATGGGTACTCATGGATTGGATAGCAGGCTTAAGGAATTAGGCTTTTATGTAAATGAAGAGCAGCTTCAGCAAATCTGCTGTGATATTAAGGTATTGGCAGATAAAGGAAAAACAGTCACTGACGTTGATTTGCATGCGATTGCGGAAAATGTTTTGCATATAAATTACGAAGTCAGAATTCAGCTTGATGAATTGACTATTGTTTCAGGTAACAAGGTTTTGCCTACTGCTTCAGTTAAGATTACCATTGATGATGAAAAAATTCTTAATGCCGGTGTTGGTGTAGGTCCTGTTGATGCGGCAATCAATGCTTTAAAATCCTTGGATATTTTTAAGGATGTTGATTTGGTTGAGTATCATGTGGATGCAATTACCGGAGGTACTGATGCGTTTATTGATGTAATCATCAAAGTGCAGAAAGGTGATAAGGTAGTGTCTGCTAGAGGCACAGAACCTGATATTATTAATGCCAGTGTGAAAGCTTACATTGCGGGAGTTAATAGATTATTGTCCGATTAGGTGTTTGCATGTACATGGATAACATTCAGATTTTGGGTTTTAGGGCGACTATTGATTCAGTTGAAGAAACCCTTGATAAAATTAATTCTATTAAAAGTGACGATGAAATTATCCAGCTTTTGAATTCGGATTCTATCGTTTCAAAAAATCATATAATTCACGGTGTCAATCAGGCATATCTTGCATTTGAACGCGGTGAAAACTTGGCAAAGGATCTCAGTGTTGAAATAGTATTGAGATGTTCAGCTCAGCGCCAGATTTCAAAAGCTTTTAAAATTTTAGGCCTAAAAGAGGGTAATATGAATTTATGTGCAATCTTAATAAATTCTAATGATTACACTGAGGAGTTATCTTCTATTTTTACTAGGGATGATGATGTTTTAATTCCGGATAATGATAAACTAACTGAAATCTATAAAATTAGCGAAACCGAACTCCAAAACATGTCAGTCGAAGAGATAATTATTGACAGAATCACAAAACTTACAGTTGACATGTAACGTTGTCGATTATAATATCCAAATATTCTTTTTTAAGACATTGATAATCTAAATTTTTTATTTCAATGCAAATTGCTTTTTGTTTTACACGGTTATAGTTTGGACAAGTTGTAATAAATCCGCTTTTGTCTGTAATTAATGTCTTTTTCAAATCCCAACATATTGACTTTGCATCATCATGAGGTATAATTACATTAACCCCTCTTTTGCTTGGATGAATTGCATTAGGTATGTGTTTTTTTACATGCTCTGTTGCATCTAATGTAACCTCTAGGTTGTTGCTTACATTGTCAAGTTCTGAATATATACCACTGCATATAATTTCATTAGTTTTACTAAGTTTTTGAGGCACGCCTGTTTTTTTTAAAATCTCTTGATCGTTGGTTGTAATAAATCCGCCACTTCCAACATTAATCATTTTCGGCGAACCTGTTGATGCAATTATGATGTCACTGTATTTTCCATTTCCCAATCTGTTTTTTTTATCCCCAATTCCGGCAGATGCATCTTCAATAGTGGTGATGTCATTGTTTTTACAGTATTTAGAAATGCTTTTGATGTCTTGTTCGGCAGTATAACCTGCAAAACTTGTAAAAATTAATGCTGATTTTTCATTTATCTCTAATTCATCTAGTCTTTCTGCATTTATCAATCCTAAATCTGTTTTTAATGTGATGATGTTCTTATTTAAAAATTTTGCAATTTGCTTAAATCCATGCCACCCTCCTTGGTCAGGTATGATTATATCCCCTTCAATGGCTGAAAGTGCGATGAAAATACTATTGTTTCCACTTGAGGTGATTCTTGCCTCTTCGTGTTTGGTCATGTCTTTGATTTTTTCAATTGTTTTTTCTTCAAAGTTTTCATTAATGCCATTGTTTGCAACTTCGGCCATAATCTGGCATGTTCTTTTAGAGGGGGATTTGAATTTAAACATATCAATTTAATATTGTATGCTTATACTAAATATTACTTGTCTTTTGCCATATGGGATGCATGATTATGATGGAAATAATGATGTTATTGAATTCTTCAAATCGATAAAACCAGATTGGATTAAGTTTTGAATGTCGATGAGGTTGATATAAGAATCAGGATCGTATTTTTTTAATCGAGACAATTATTATCCTTTTTTAAAGTACATGTCTAATGTGGTTTGCTTTGTGTGAAGCATTTCATTTAATAAGGTTCCATTATTCACAAACCTGCTGATTGGCAATTTAAGTTTTGTTCCCGCATATTTCAAGCAGTCTTGCAATGTTTCAAATTCAATATATGGCCTTGCCATTGCTTCTTTGATGTTTTCCCTTACATTAAAAACACCTAATGGAACATAATCTTCATACGCTTCTCTTAAAATTAGAACTCCAGACTGTTTTTTGATATTTGAAAGGTAATCGAGAACCACCATTTTTGCGGTGTAGTAACAACCGCCCACTCTTGAATATTCTTTTTTGCCGGCATTTGTCTCATAATCTGAAAACATTAATTCCTCGTTATGGATTAATTTGATGAATGCTTCATACCACTCATATTGCCATTCAGTTGGGGTTAAAATGATTACATAATAGGTATTCAGCGCTCCGAATTCAAAGACTCTATAGGTGTCAAGAATATCGAATTTTCTGACATCTTTTAAAAACTCATCGGCTAATGTTGAGTCACATGCGGTAATTGACCAGCGGGTAGGAACGAGTCTTCTTCTATTTTTAGTTCCGATTGCACCTACAGAAAATGCCTTTTGCATTGCAGTAAATGGAACATCTTTGTCATGTAAATTCAAGACAGCTTCTGTTGCTTTCAAATCAGTATCATAAAATGTTTTTTCTAGCTGCTTGTCCCATCTGACTGCATCAATATCGAATTTTTCAATAACGGCACTTGGTCCATGGGGAGTGCTGTCTTCCGTGAACATGGATCCTGTCGGCCTTCTGCCGAATGTTGCCTCACTGTCAATTGATTT from Methanobrevibacter sp. YE315 encodes:
- a CDS encoding DegT/DnrJ/EryC1/StrS family aminotransferase encodes the protein MAEVANNGINENFEEKTIEKIKDMTKHEEARITSSGNNSIFIALSAIEGDIIIPDQGGWHGFKQIAKFLNKNIITLKTDLGLINAERLDELEINEKSALIFTSFAGYTAEQDIKSISKYCKNNDITTIEDASAGIGDKKNRLGNGKYSDIIIASTGSPKMINVGSGGFITTNDQEILKKTGVPQKLSKTNEIICSGIYSELDNVSNNLEVTLDATEHVKKHIPNAIHPSKRGVNVIIPHDDAKSICWDLKKTLITDKSGFITTCPNYNRVKQKAICIEIKNLDYQCLKKEYLDIIIDNVTCQL
- a CDS encoding (R)-citramalate synthase, whose translation is MNIKVLDTTLRDGEQTPGVSLTPLEKLRIAHKLDEIGVDYIEAGSAITSEGERESIKKITQQGFNAEILSFARPLMVDIDYCLDCDVDAVNLVVPTSDLHISQKLKITPDTLLDLSNTAVDYCKDHGLIVELAAEDASRSDVEFLKLVYENAIDRGVDRICVCDTVGILTPDSSFELFSKLNHFKVPIAVHCHNDFGLAVANTLSAIKAGARELHSTVNGIGERAGNTSFEECIVSIDRLFPDFSTNIKISEIYGVSKLVARSTGVYIQPNKAIVGENAFSHESGIHSDGIIKNSATYEPITPELVGRKRKFIIGKHMGTHGLDSRLKELGFYVNEEQLQQICCDIKVLADKGKTVTDVDLHAIAENVLHINYEVRIQLDELTIVSGNKVLPTASVKITIDDEKILNAGVGVGPVDAAINALKSLDIFKDVDLVEYHVDAITGGTDAFIDVIIKVQKGDKVVSARGTEPDIINASVKAYIAGVNRLLSD
- the cgi121 gene encoding KEOPS complex subunit Cgi121; this encodes MYMDNIQILGFRATIDSVEETLDKINSIKSDDEIIQLLNSDSIVSKNHIIHGVNQAYLAFERGENLAKDLSVEIVLRCSAQRQISKAFKILGLKEGNMNLCAILINSNDYTEELSSIFTRDDDVLIPDNDKLTEIYKISETELQNMSVEEIIIDRITKLTVDM
- a CDS encoding Nre family DNA repair protein — its product is MKTTKNAYLAKLTEQIQMKSVKIGKNLEGTTPPSVFIGRWSYPKVYAGPMMSSQMGDTHIMDSPEDWIGQNKTQEDIINYRMGLVRGKQLIKIDDLENPFVEKLQDISLASKSIDSEATFGRRPTGSMFTEDSTPHGPSAVIEKFDIDAVRWDKQLEKTFYDTDLKATEAVLNLHDKDVPFTAMQKAFSVGAIGTKNRRRLVPTRWSITACDSTLADEFLKDVRKFDILDTYRVFEFGALNTYYVIILTPTEWQYEWYEAFIKLIHNEELMFSDYETNAGKKEYSRVGGCYYTAKMVVLDYLSNIKKQSGVLILREAYEDYVPLGVFNVRENIKEAMARPYIEFETLQDCLKYAGTKLKLPISRFVNNGTLLNEMLHTKQTTLDMYFKKG